The Mercurialis annua linkage group LG8, ddMerAnnu1.2, whole genome shotgun sequence genome window below encodes:
- the LOC126659471 gene encoding uncharacterized protein LOC126659471 — MAPRGRPRRSPAPGMGQGQRRMDAAIDAMRGFGFADEMIFSTINELLEVYGAEGWPFIEEAAYKVLLDTILEKVENETEEKGEGGDADNVKALASGPSSSAVLPARSNEEAIGTELHTNKLLEDNVVPAMINADSAEPTDGFEQIPRPPHTGGEESSWKDISLDQASRKKETSNAGGANPTNSRAVEKLRINSSSVQRVDTLPKRQRKPCYGWLSGSDDESDIVELTPAPLPDKLAKLLPQTNVVRKNRKRRWDVRPEDK, encoded by the exons ATGGCTCCGAGAGGACGACCCAGAAGG TCACCGGCGCCGGGCATGGGGCAGGGTCAGAGGAGAATGGATGCTGCTATTGATGCTATGAGGGGCTTTGGATTTGCTGATGAGATGATTTTCAGTACTATTAATGAGCTTCTTGAA GTTTATGGAGCAGAAGGATGGCCTTTTATTGAAGAGGCTGCTTATAAAGTTTTGCTTGACACTATTCTTGAGAAAGTTGAGAATGAGACTGAAGAAAag GGGGAGGGTGGAGATGCAGACAATGTTAAAGCACTAGCTTCTGGGCCTTCAAGCAGCGCTGTTTTACCTGCACGCTCTAATGAGGAGGCTATAGGCACTGAATTACATACTAACAAGCTTCTTGAAGATAATGTGGTTCCGGCTATGATAAATGCAGACTCTGCAGAACCAACTGATGGATTTG AACAGATTCCCCGTCCGCCACATACTGGAGGAGAAGAAAGCAGCTGGAAGGACATCAGCTTAGATCAAGCCTCGAGGAAGAAAGAAACGAGCAATGCTGGAGGAGCGAATCCTACGAATTCTCGTGCTGTTGAGAAACTCAGGATCAACAGTTCTTCTGTTCAACGAGTTGACACACTTCCTAAACGTCAGCGTAAGCCTTGCTATGGATGGCTCAGTGGTAGTGATGATGAGTCGGATATTGTGGAACTAACACCAGCACCATTACCAGATAAGCTAGCAAAATTGCTCCCTCAAACAAATGTAGTTCGCAAGAATCGGAAGAGAAGATGGGATGTAAGGCCTGAAGATAAGTAG
- the LOC126659472 gene encoding putative receptor-like protein kinase At3g47110, giving the protein MPDKEYECWLDKETLAIGANDTDRLALLEFRNKISADPFSVVSSWNASVHFCLWYGVKCSRQTRKGNGFRPKFLTTTRLNFFSYWKPELSENSRP; this is encoded by the exons ATGCCAGACAAAGAGTATGAATGCTGGTTGGATAAAG AAACATTGGCAATCGGAGCGAACGACACGGATCGGCTAGCCTTGCTTGAGTTCAGGAATAAAATATCTGCTGATCCTTTTAGTGTTGTGAGTTCATGGAATGCTTCAGTACACTTCTGCCTGTGGTATGGTGTCAAGTGCAGTCGCCAGACACGAAAGGGTAACGGTTTTAGACCGAAATTCCTTACAACTACAAGGCTCAATTTCTTCTCATATTGGAAACCTGAGCTTTCTGAAAATTCTAGACCTTAA
- the LOC126659470 gene encoding F-box protein CPR1-like, protein MEKLPEAAVAAAASDVPIDVICDILSYLPVKSVLRFRCVSKSWYSLINDSHFKKSHLHQSHDQVLVSRSPDEHYSFHVGPFFDDIVSGESTPTELLLTRIPNPQICNRMKFLAACDGLLLVRNCDNDLLTLSNPSTGQFRNLQDIKDDFPSSEGIHCYDFGYDSSTDDYKVLLRRETLIRSEKGNNMRRENNILSVKTNSWHKVKQFTMSCGKRAVNLNGSLNWLRRHYGATEQVWKSGVMPKIVSFSLANETLTEMEHPYYYEYFTVMDMSVLKGCICLIVIGESTGSFTIWLMKEFGETSSWTKVITLPKLRVLNATLLTVNHMNKTVFGIERRGVNGVDLLILNDLEAEEDYKIVKVTNFQRNTHLVTFSRSLISPN, encoded by the coding sequence ATGGAAAAGCTCCCCGAAGCAGCAGTCGCGGCTGCCGCCTCAGACGTACCGATAGACGTTATTTGTGATATACTATCGTATCTCCCCGTCAAGTCGGTACTACGTTTCAGATGCGTATCAAAATCATGGTACTCTCTAATCAATGATTCTCACTTTAAAAAATCACATCTCCATCAATCACATGATCAGGTATTGGTTTCCCGAAGTCCGGACGAGCATTATAGTTTTCATGTTGGACCCTTTTTTGATGATATAGTTTCAGGAGAATCTACACCGACGGAATTACTCCTTACTCGTATTCCTAATCCTCAAATATGCAATCGCATGAAGTTTTTGGCGGCTTGTGATGGCTTGTTACTCGTGAGAAACTGTGATAATGACCTCTTAACTTTATCGAACCCTTCGACTGGACAGTTTCGTAATCTGCAGGATATTAAAGATGATTTTCCGTCGTCGGAGGGCATTCATTGTTACGACTTTGGCTATGATTCATCAACAGATGACTACAAGGTACTTCTCCGACGCGAGACATTGATTCGCTCGGAAAAGGGGAACAATATGAGAAGAGAGAATAATATTCTTTCCGTGAAAACAAATTCTTGGCATAAGGTTAAACAATTCACAATGTCTTGCGGCAAGAGGGCTGTAAATCTAAACGGGTCTCTGAATTGGCTGCGTAGGCACTATGGTGCAACAGAACAAGTGTGGAAAAGTGGTGTGATGCCCAAGATAGTTTCGTTTTCTCTAGCAAACGAGACGCTAACAGAGATGGAACATCCTTATTATTACGAATATTTCACAGTTATGGATATGAGTGTTTTGAAAGGATGTATTTGTTTAATAGTGATTGGAGAATCTACTGGCTCGTTCACCATCTGGTTAATGAAAGAATTCGGAGAGACAAGCTCGTGGACTAAGGTTATTACCTTACCAAAACTACGTGTCCTTAATGCAACTCTATTGACAGTTAATCATATGAACAAAACAGTTTTCGGAATTGAAAGACGTGGCGTTAATGGTGTTGACCTGTTGATTCTGAATGATTTAGAGGCAGAAGAAGACTATAAGATTGTTAAGGTTACCAATTTCCAAAGGAATACTCATCTAGTTACATTTTCAAGGAGTTTAATTTCACCAAATTAA
- the LOC126659987 gene encoding F-box protein CPR1-like — protein sequence MKKLLSAAADAGDVPIDVICGILSYLPVKSVLRFRCVSKSWYSLINDSHFKKLHLLRSHDQVLILQLQCSDKYYSFYGGPFFDELISGESTQMESLFTPIPNPPICNRTKVLAACDGLLLVRNCDNYGQLTLLNPSTRERRSLQDVKYCDFTPNGSFYDLGYDSSTDDYKVLLRQTFFRSDRKPWQEINILSVKTNCWRKFNYVGVFGERKNAVNLNGSLNWVHMHCCTPEQVSKGKFKTAKIVSFSLANETITEMEHPCYYNDFTLLDLGVLQGCLCLAVAEGRTPSFTIWLMKEFGATSSWTKVITIPRLGGISVRGVTLLPFNYMNKTIFLIESYSGVGADLLILNDLEAEEDYKIVKITNFPRHYLPHLVTFSRSLISPN from the coding sequence ATGAAGAAGCTCCTCAGCGCAGCTGCCGATGCCGGAGACGTACCGATAGACGTTATTTGTGGTATACTATCGTATCTCCCCGTCAAGTCGGTACTACGTTTCAGATGCGTATCAAAATCATGGTATTCTCTTATCAATGATTCtcactttaaaaaattacatctCCTTCGATCACATGATCAGGTATTGATTCTCCAACTCCAATGTTCGGACAAGTATTATAGTTTCTATGGTGGACCCTTTTTTGATGAGTTAATTTCAGGAGAATCTACACAAATGGAATCACTCTTCACTCCTATTCCTAATCCACCTATATGCAATCGCACGAAAGTTTTGGCGGCTTGCGATGGCTTGTTACTCGTGAGAAACTGCGATAACTATGGTCAGTTAACTTTATTGAACCCTTCGACTAGAGAGCGTCGTAGTTTACAGGATGTTAAATACTGTGATTTTACGCCCAACGGTTCTTTTTACGACTTGGGTTATGATTCATCAACGGATGACTACAAGGTACTTCTCCGACAGACATTTTTTCGCTCTGATCGAAAGCCGTGGCAAGAAATTAATATTCTTTCTGTGAAAACAAATTGTTGGCGGAAGTTTAATTATGTCGGTGTATTTGGTGAGCGCAAGAATGCCGTAAATCTAAATGGATCTCTGAATTGGGTGCATATGCACTGTTGTACACCAGAACAAGTGTCGAAAGGTAAGTTTAAGACAGCCAAGATAGTTTCATTTTCTCTAGCAAACGAAACGATAACAGAGATGGAACATCCTTGTTATTACAATGATTTTACATTGCTGGATTTGGGTGTTTTGCAAGGATGTCTTTGTTTAGCAGTGGCCGAAGGTCGGACTCCCTCGTTCACCATCTGGTTAATGAAAGAATTCGGAGCGACAAGCTCATGGACTAAGGTTATTACCATACCGCGACTAGGCGGTATAAGTGTCCGTGGTGTAACTCTTTTGCCATTTAATTATATGAACAAAACAATTTTCCTAATTGAAAGTTATAGTGGTGTTGGTGCTGACCTGTTGATCCTGAATGATTTAGAGGCAGAAGAAGACTATAAAATTGTTAAGATTACCAATTTCCCAAGGCATTATTTGCCTCATCTGGTTACATTTTCAAGGAGTTTAATTTCtccaaattaa
- the LOC130014982 gene encoding LRR receptor-like serine/threonine-protein kinase EFR, with amino-acid sequence MTARISNFGLAKFLLESIQSNSSNQASSAGLRGTIAYAPLGTAVSTYGDVYSYRTLLLESFTGKRPTDEALKDGYNLHKFSVSAFSNGEPEEEVIDPVQQLKSYHFAISTKNSITIHITKATDADQIF; translated from the exons ATGACTGCTCGAATTAGCAATTTCGGGCTGGCAAAATTCCTTTTGGAATCAATCCAGAGCAATTCTTCTAATCAAGCGAGTTCTGCTGGATTGCGAGGAACTATCGCTTATGCTCCTCTAG GAACTGCAGTATCGACATATGGCGATGTTTATAGTTATCGAACTCTTTTGTTGGAAAGTTTTACCGGAAAGAGGCCGACTGATGAGGCATTAAAAGACGGCTATAACCTTCACAAATTCTCAGTATCAGCTTTTTCTAATGGAGAGCCCGAAGAAGAGGTTATAGATCCG GTTCAGCAGCTTAAGAGCTACCATTTTGCAATTTCCACCAAGAATTCCATAACTATACACATCACCAAAGCCACCGATGCCGATCAGATTTTTTGA
- the LOC126662103 gene encoding F-box protein CPR1-like, with amino-acid sequence MEKLPKSAAAAAASDVPIDVIRGILLCLPVKSVLRFRCLSKSLYSLINESHFKRSHLLQSHDQVLVLQCPDKYYSFYDGPFFDDIVSGESTQMESLFTPILAPSICYGTKLLAACDGLLLLRNCDNYGQLTLLNPSTRECRYLQDLPMLTNSNFNISDYDLGYDLSTDDYKVLLRRTNILRGIVREARKEINILSVKTNCWRKVKDFTVTNYNTVNLNGSLNWVNMRYCKGSPWSKGMFSSKIVSFSLANESIIEMEHPYSYNKFSWLNLGVLQGCLCLTVIGDQTRSLTIWLMKEFGETSSWTKVTTIESQLDRADVSNDITLLPLKNMNRIVFLSDRLYHCAVELLILDDLEAEEVYKIVKITNFPMHKLPHLVTFSRSLISPN; translated from the coding sequence ATGGAAAAGCTCCCCAAATCAGCCGCCGCGGCCGCCGCCTCAGACGTACCGATAGACGTTATTCGTGGTATACTCTTGTGTCTCCCCGTCAAGTCGGTGCTACGTTTCAGATGCCTATCGAAATCATTGTACTCTCTGATCAATGAGTCTCACTTTAAAAGATCCCATCTCCTTCAATCACATGATCAGGTATTGGTTCTCCAATGTCCGGACAAGTATTATAGTTTCTATGACGGACCCTTTTTTGATGATATAGTTTCAGGAGAATCTACACAAATGGAATCACTCTTCACCCCTATTCTTGCTCCATCTATATGCTATGGCACCAAATTATTGGCGGCTTGTGATGGCTTGTTACTCTTGAGAAACTGTGATAACTATGGCCAGTTAACTTTATTGAACCCTTCGACTAGAGAGTGTCGTTACTTACAGGATCTTCCTATGTTAACGAACAGTAATTTTAACATATCTGATTACGACTTGGGTTACGATTTGTCAACGGATGACTATAAGGTACTTCTCCGACGGACAAATATTCTCCGTGGAATTGTGCGCGAGGCCAGAAAAGAGATTAATATTCTTTCCGTGAAAACAAATTGTTGGCGGAAGGTTAAAGATTTCACGGTTACCAACTATAACACTGTAAATCTAAACGGATCTCTGAATTGGGTGAATATGCGCTATTGCAAGGGTTCACCATGGTCCAAAGGTATGTTTTCGAGCAAGATAGTTTCGTTTTCGCTAGCAAACGAGTCGATAATAGAGATGGAACATCCTTATTCTTACAATAAATTTTCATGGCTGAATTTGGGTGTTTTGCAAGGATGTCTTTGTTTAACAGTGATCGGTGATCAGACACGCTCGCTCACCATCTGGTTAATGAAAGAATTCGGAGAGACAAGCTCGTGGACTAAGGTTACTACCATAGAGTCACAACTAGATAGAGCTGATGTCTCAAATGATATAACTCTATTGCCACTAAAGAATATGAACAGAATAGTTTTCTTAAGTGACAGATTATATCATTGTGCTGTTGAGCTGCTGATTCTGGATGATTTGGAGGCAGAAGAAGTCTATAAAATTGTTAAGATTACCAATTTCCCAATGCATAAGTTGCCTCATTTGGTTACATTTTCAAGGAGTTTAATTTCTCCAAAttga